In a single window of the Desulfurobacteriaceae bacterium genome:
- a CDS encoding NIL domain-containing protein, with product MKETSTRLVLHFPKETWDKPVIYKLVRDFDLIVNILRAEILPRMEGSAVIELRGSREKISEAVKFLKSINIKVKPLELDIFREDEKCIHCGACIAPCPTNAFYLDQKTFKVEFAKEKCVGCGHCIPACPLRIIYSAEF from the coding sequence ATGAAAGAAACTTCTACAAGATTGGTTCTCCACTTTCCAAAGGAAACCTGGGATAAACCTGTAATCTATAAACTAGTAAGAGATTTTGATCTCATTGTTAACATCTTACGTGCAGAAATTCTTCCACGAATGGAAGGTTCGGCAGTAATAGAGCTAAGAGGTAGCAGGGAAAAGATAAGTGAGGCGGTTAAGTTTTTAAAAAGCATAAATATAAAGGTAAAACCTTTAGAGTTAGACATTTTCAGGGAAGATGAAAAGTGTATCCATTGCGGTGCATGTATAGCACCTTGCCCTACAAATGCTTTCTATTTAGACCAGAAAACCTTTAAGGTAGAATTTGCAAAAGAAAAGTGTGTAGGCTGTGGACATTGTATTCCAGCTTGTCCGTTGAGGATTATCTACTCTGCAGAGTTTTAG